The Sediminitomix flava genome includes a window with the following:
- a CDS encoding helix-turn-helix transcriptional regulator, translating to MMQQIITLLSQIHESLLFQKRAFNISECSKYTGISESYLYKLTSQNKIPYSKPNGKMIFFDRDLIDEWLLRNPITTQDEAIQKASTTSHLRDSLKIGGKW from the coding sequence ATGATGCAACAAATAATTACGCTTTTAAGTCAAATTCACGAATCGCTACTTTTTCAAAAAAGAGCCTTCAATATCTCCGAATGTTCTAAGTACACTGGGATTTCAGAATCCTATTTGTACAAACTGACCTCACAAAACAAAATCCCATACTCCAAACCAAATGGGAAAATGATCTTTTTCGATCGAGACCTAATCGATGAATGGCTCCTTCGCAATCCAATCACTACACAAGATGAGGCAATCCAAAAAGCTTCCACAACAAGTCATCTAAGAGATAGTTTAAAAATTGGAGGAAAATGGTAA
- a CDS encoding helix-turn-helix domain-containing protein: MTSFKSIDKVCLYCKGYFIAQKVSTKYCSLECAQRAYKQQKRDESIHLSMEEEEYKKEEKRFVNLLHIETKEFLSIKEACELFHINRKTIYRLIKSNKLKAVKIGQQRVIIKKSELNKLFN, encoded by the coding sequence ATGACTTCTTTCAAAAGCATAGACAAAGTGTGCCTTTACTGTAAAGGATACTTTATTGCTCAGAAAGTTTCTACCAAATACTGTTCACTTGAATGCGCTCAAAGGGCATACAAACAACAGAAACGAGATGAATCTATTCATTTGAGTATGGAAGAAGAGGAATACAAGAAAGAGGAAAAACGCTTTGTTAATTTACTCCATATTGAAACTAAAGAATTTCTGAGCATAAAAGAGGCTTGTGAGCTTTTTCATATTAATCGAAAAACCATTTACCGTCTTATTAAGAGTAACAAACTTAAAGCTGTGAAAATCGGACAGCAAAGGGTTATTATCAAAAAATCAGAACTGAACAAACTATTCAACTAG
- a CDS encoding excisionase family DNA-binding protein yields MSSNMRIEKTCQVCGNSFIAKTTATKNCSDACAKRAYKLRKKFGEIPPPPTPSSNQKEEDPILLQEIQIKEFLSIKEASILIGASRWTLNRLINADKLKVTRLGRKIIIKRSDLDKIFNS; encoded by the coding sequence ATGAGTTCAAATATGCGAATTGAGAAGACTTGCCAAGTATGCGGTAATTCCTTTATCGCCAAAACAACAGCAACTAAAAATTGCTCAGATGCTTGTGCTAAAAGAGCCTACAAGCTTCGTAAGAAATTTGGAGAAATACCTCCACCTCCTACCCCATCTTCAAACCAAAAAGAAGAAGACCCAATTCTTCTACAAGAAATACAGATCAAAGAGTTTTTGAGCATTAAAGAAGCTTCCATTCTAATTGGAGCTAGTCGCTGGACACTGAATCGACTGATCAACGCTGATAAACTCAAAGTCACTCGTCTTGGTCGGAAGATCATCATCAAACGCTCTGACTTGGATAAAATCTTCAATTCATGA
- a CDS encoding tyrosine-type recombinase/integrase: protein MKLKLYKNPKSAKERQHNKDIRLLAEQIRSNEEKKLLMYGYGYLDSSRNKVNFFDYAIKIVERKGNSNQQVYLSALKSLVVFNGSDHLLFGEVNSLFLKKYRDFLLNHRSQNTAYSYFNKIGCILKEAIKDELIFNNPMEKVEKIKQVTSNKVALTFQELQQLKATDFNSSKLKKAFLFSCFTGLRVGDTFSVTWSNVSSDNVLSFYPQKTPDKLMKIKLHPTALEMMGKRGSDTQRIFPCSYSNVSKKLKVWMDEVGINKKITYHNSRHTFASLGLEFSGNIYAIKESMGHSNIKTTEVYLHLQKAQKEALINSIPQL from the coding sequence ATGAAACTAAAGCTTTACAAGAATCCTAAATCTGCCAAAGAGCGACAACACAATAAAGATATTAGACTGCTCGCTGAACAAATTAGAAGTAATGAGGAAAAAAAGCTTCTTATGTATGGCTACGGTTATCTCGACTCAAGTAGGAATAAGGTTAATTTCTTTGATTATGCTATTAAAATCGTAGAAAGAAAAGGGAATTCAAACCAACAGGTTTATTTGAGTGCTTTAAAATCTTTAGTCGTCTTTAATGGTTCTGATCATTTATTATTTGGTGAAGTAAATTCACTTTTTCTTAAAAAATATAGAGATTTTCTACTCAATCATAGATCTCAGAACACAGCATATAGCTACTTCAACAAAATTGGATGTATTCTTAAGGAAGCAATTAAAGATGAATTGATTTTCAATAATCCGATGGAGAAAGTAGAGAAAATCAAGCAGGTTACTTCTAATAAAGTTGCTCTAACTTTTCAGGAGTTACAGCAACTCAAAGCAACAGATTTCAACTCTTCAAAACTGAAAAAAGCTTTCTTGTTTTCATGCTTTACAGGCCTCAGAGTTGGAGATACATTTTCTGTTACTTGGTCAAATGTTTCGAGCGATAACGTACTTTCATTTTATCCGCAGAAAACACCCGACAAGCTAATGAAAATCAAATTACATCCAACAGCTTTAGAAATGATGGGAAAAAGAGGTAGTGATACACAAAGGATCTTTCCTTGCTCTTATTCTAATGTCAGTAAAAAACTTAAAGTTTGGATGGACGAAGTAGGTATCAATAAGAAAATCACATACCACAATTCAAGACATACCTTTGCAAGCCTTGGACTCGAATTTTCAGGAAATATCTACGCAATAAAAGAGTCTATGGGGCATAGTAATATCAAAACAACAGAAGTGTACTTACACCTTCAAAAAGCACAAAAGGAAGCACTAATCAATAGTATTCCACAACTCTAA
- a CDS encoding BT4734/BF3469 family protein: protein MSKIHKDSFGNIIGANGYPLNWDIYDINQGLFSYFKNGIKNTIPYRNITIPMVYKVIIGDYHKKITNNYRRTKAPSLKQQMDYVTFSCVCSKRSERGVISHSNMICIDFDHLDNIEQSRKFLLKETELQTLLLFTSPGGDGLKWIIHIDVSDEHHLSHFVAIRNYMQQQYNLEVDKACKDISRACFIPHDPNCFINTNLFQL from the coding sequence ATGAGTAAAATTCATAAAGACAGCTTTGGCAATATAATTGGAGCTAACGGCTATCCTTTAAATTGGGATATTTACGATATCAACCAAGGATTATTTTCATACTTCAAAAATGGAATCAAAAATACTATTCCATACCGCAACATCACTATCCCGATGGTCTACAAAGTCATTATTGGAGATTATCACAAAAAAATAACCAACAATTATAGACGAACGAAAGCTCCTTCACTCAAACAACAAATGGATTATGTAACATTCTCCTGTGTCTGTTCAAAAAGAAGTGAACGTGGAGTTATCAGCCATTCTAATATGATTTGTATTGATTTTGACCACCTTGATAACATTGAGCAAAGTCGAAAATTTCTTTTAAAAGAAACTGAATTACAAACGCTACTACTCTTTACAAGTCCAGGTGGAGATGGTCTGAAATGGATTATTCACATTGATGTTTCAGACGAACACCACCTCTCCCACTTTGTTGCAATTCGCAACTATATGCAACAACAGTATAACCTAGAGGTCGATAAAGCTTGTAAAGACATTAGCAGAGCTTGTTTTATCCCACATGACCCAAATTGTTTTATAAATACTAACCTTTTTCAACTATGA
- a CDS encoding tyrosine-type recombinase/integrase — translation MASVSIRERKGKKGIHLALDIYDGGKRSLQSLKITLYNNPKDNEEKAYNREMRKQAKKLKNEKLVELNRFGYDRVMLFNSKSNFFNYAEEIVKTKIGSNQETWRTALQHLHKFNNNRKTLNFSQIDIPFAESYKRYLLKKLAQNSACAYYNRFRAVLNQAEKEHIIHFNPNNHVSAIPQADSQREYLTHEELQILAQTECKKPKLKQAFLFSCYTGLRWSDVTKLTWNDIKDDTIKFRPQKTKSKFMYLKLNKTAKQIIEEIREDNSYIFRLSYGNNINLILQEWVMRAGIFKHITFHCARHTFATMAITYGADIYVLKEVLGHSDIKTTSIYAKIIDSRKDQLMDCIPELFG, via the coding sequence ATGGCATCTGTATCAATTAGAGAACGAAAAGGGAAAAAAGGAATCCATCTTGCACTCGATATCTACGATGGAGGAAAGCGAAGTCTACAAAGCTTAAAAATTACTCTCTATAACAACCCAAAAGACAATGAAGAAAAAGCGTATAATCGAGAGATGAGGAAGCAAGCTAAGAAATTGAAAAATGAAAAATTGGTCGAACTTAATCGCTTCGGATATGATAGAGTTATGCTTTTCAATTCCAAATCTAATTTTTTCAATTACGCTGAAGAAATCGTTAAGACCAAGATAGGAAGCAATCAAGAAACTTGGAGAACAGCTTTACAACACCTTCACAAATTCAATAACAACCGAAAAACACTTAATTTTAGTCAAATTGATATTCCCTTTGCTGAAAGCTATAAACGTTATTTACTCAAGAAGCTTGCTCAAAACTCCGCTTGTGCTTATTATAATCGCTTTAGAGCCGTACTCAATCAAGCTGAAAAGGAACATATCATCCACTTCAATCCGAACAATCATGTATCTGCTATTCCACAAGCTGACAGTCAAAGGGAATACCTCACACACGAAGAACTACAAATACTAGCTCAGACCGAATGCAAGAAACCAAAACTTAAACAAGCCTTTCTATTTTCTTGCTACACAGGTCTAAGATGGTCAGACGTAACTAAACTTACCTGGAATGATATTAAAGATGATACAATCAAGTTTAGACCGCAGAAAACCAAGTCAAAGTTTATGTACCTCAAGTTAAACAAGACAGCAAAGCAGATCATTGAAGAAATCCGAGAAGACAACTCTTATATTTTTCGACTAAGCTACGGCAATAATATCAACCTAATTTTACAGGAATGGGTAATGAGAGCAGGTATTTTCAAGCATATTACTTTCCACTGTGCAAGACATACTTTTGCGACAATGGCGATTACCTACGGAGCCGATATTTATGTTTTAAAGGAGGTTCTAGGACATAGTGATATCAAGACGACTTCTATTTATGCCAAGATTATTGATTCTCGAAAAGATCAATTAATGGATTGTATTCCTGAGTTGTTTGGGTGA